From one Musa acuminata AAA Group cultivar baxijiao chromosome BXJ2-6, Cavendish_Baxijiao_AAA, whole genome shotgun sequence genomic stretch:
- the LOC135584032 gene encoding uncharacterized protein LOC135584032 isoform X5: MAAPSAPRPRREHGEEGETDRPRFFDAKARDLCWKKAEVVPGRHPERWRKDAAGNVVCKRFWHCQGCLCYEYDHIIPFSKGGESTAENCQILQTRVNRLKSDKQWVDKAELEGFSCDIKFTGTMGGFGEVDLCGRTREGAARLRQNQLSPCHMVSERDKHS, translated from the exons ATGGCCGCTCCATCGGCTCCTCGTCCTCGTCGCGAGCACGGGGAGGAGGGGGAGACGGATCGGCCGAGGTTCTTCGATGCCAAGGCCAGGGATCTGTGCTGGAAGAAGGCGGAGGTGGTGCCCGGCCGCCACCCCGAGCGGTGGCGCAAGGATGCCGCCGGCAACGTCGTCTGCAAGCGCTTCTGGCACTGCCAAGGCTGCCTCTGCTACGAATACGACCACATCATCCCCTTCTCCAAAG GTGGGGAGTCAACTGCAGAGAACTGCCAAATTCTACAGACGAGGGTGAACAGGTTGAAATCAGACAAGCAGTGGGTGGACAAAGCTGAACTGGAAGGCTTCTCATGTGACATCAAGTTCACAG ggacaatgggaggcttcggggaggttgacctttgcggacggacgcgcgagggtgccgcacgacttaggcaaaaccagctaagtccgtgtcatatggtatcagagcgggacaagcactcatag
- the LOC135614979 gene encoding probable LRR receptor-like serine/threonine-protein kinase At1g74360 isoform X1 — translation MSAEKVSFCCCISFLMLSSVFVSGEAVPGGGASDQEVLLRLKRHLQAKNPIYQGAYARWNEPDPSPCGWEGITCNEADRVVGVNLAGSNIAGEIFPGFSFLTELARLDLSSNTIGGQLPPDLNKCSGLRYLNVSHNLIGGELNLTGLVNLETLDLTLNRFNGSIRHSFPALCANLVSLNVSTNGFAGDITGCFDYCPKLKFLDLSSNQFTGRIWLGFPNLREFSVAENSLVGGFPSSTFGSTCDLEILDLSANNFSGAFPDSIANCSKLTSLNLWGNVFTGTIPCAIGLLSELSALNLGNNSFDPVIPQELVNCSKLVFLEFSNSGFNGDIQEIFGRFAAINYLILQGNQYTGGIASSGILKLSNLVRLDLSFNRLSGNIPVGITRMPTLKILILAHNEFSGGIPPDFGNMAGVQLLDLSYNKLTGSIPAAIGKLTSLLWLMLAENNLTGEIPPEIGNCSSLMWLNLRNNQLSGRIPPEISAMGKDPFPTFEANRREIIGVAAGSGECLAMKRWIPASYPPFNFIYALMTRKTCRDTWDRLLKGYGIFQFCANSTSGLRTLAISGYLQLSRNRLSGEIPPEIGRMRNFSMIQLSANRFSGRLPTEIGKVPLVVLNVSHNGLSGGIPEEIGFLRCLSSLDLSRNNFSGELPSSLNGLSELNKFNVSYNPLLSGVVPMNGQIATFGNDSFLGDPLISFASSSARDTPPVTRNNGPAGEGGRWRVAAFWVFFALSLAFVLCGALSLAVLCLGGARAAVDTYADPEPDPEGLLLDGAKGRSDACRSSTVTSTSTSTSSAEGVSGCSSKGSAGVRVFRLDGGTEGLAFTYDDIVAGTGNFDERMVVGRGGHGVVYRGVLPDGRRVAVKKLQRRGNGRGEGEEEGEREFRAEMEVMTGRGHPNMVALHGWCLAGAARLLVYEYMEGGSLEEVIEEWGRFGWERRLAAATEVARALAFLHHECTPAVVHRDVKASNVMLDARGRARVTDFGLARAVGAGESHVSTVVAGTVGYVAPEYGRTWRATTRGDVYSFGVLAMELATGRRALDGGEESLVERVRRAAAQEVGLRLVGAAVEEPGEGVTAMLGLLMVGLRCTAESPQARPDMREVLGKLLRICNSSGIGVSEVGSSDTSPPPHWSLQSHNTSSSSSVKSYWEGCF, via the exons ATGTCGGCGGAGAAGGTGAGCTTCTGCTGTTGCATCAGCTTCCTGATGCTGTCTTCGGTTTTTGTCTCAG GTGAGGCGGTCCCCGGCGGCGGCGCCTCCGACCAGGAGGTACTGCTCCGGCTCAAACGCCATCTCCAAGCCAAGAATCCGATCTACCAAGGAGCCTACGCTCGGTGGAACGAGCCGGACCCGTCCCCTTGCGGTTGGGAGGGCATCACCTGCAACGAAGCCGACCGTGTCGTCGGCGTCAACCTCGCGGGATCCAACATAGCCGGTGAAATCTTCCCCGGCTTCTCCTTCCTCACCGAACTCGCCCGCCTCGACCTCTCCTCCAACACCATCGGCGGCCAGCTCCCCCCCGACCTCAACAAATGCAGCGGCCTCCGGTACCTCAACGTCTCCCACAACCTCATCGGCGGCGAGCTGAACCTGACTGGGCTGGTCAACCTCGAGACGCTCGACCTCACCCTCAACCGATTCAACGGTAGCATCCGCCACAGCTTCCCTGCACTGTGTGCCAATCTGGTTAGCCTCAATGTTTCCACCAACGGCTTCGCCGGCGACATCACCGGGTGCTTCGACTACTGCCCCAAGCTCAAGTTCCTGGACCTGAGCTCCAACCAGTTCACCGGGCGGATATGGCTAGGCTTCCCTAACCTGCGGGAGTTCTCCGTCGCCGAGAACAGCCTCGTTGGGGGATTTCCGTCGAGCACCTTCGGGTCAACTTGCGACCTCGAGATTTTGGACCTCTCGGCGAACAACTTCTCTGGGGCGTTCCCGGACTCGATCGCCAATTGCTCGAAGCTGACGTCTTTGAACCTGTGGGGGAATGTATTCACCGGCACGATACCCTGCGCCATCGGCTTGCTCTCGGAGCTCAGCGCGCTCAACCTGGGGAATAACTCGTTCGACCCGGTAATCCCCCAGGAATTGGTGAACTGCTCCAAGCTAGTGTTTCTCGAGTTCAGCAACAGCGGCTTCAACGGCGACATCCAAGAAATCTTCGGCCGATTCGCGGCGATAAATTACCTCATCCTTCAAGGGAACCAGTACACGGGAGGCATCGCGTCGTCGGGGATTCTCAAGCTTTCCAACCTCGTGAGGTTAGACCTGAGCTTCAATCGTTTATCCGGGAACATCCCCGTGGGGATCACGAGAATGCCGACGCTCAAGATCTTGATCCTCGCCCATAATGAGTTCTCTGGCGGCATTCCGCCGGATTTCGGCAACATGGCCGGAGTTCAGTTACTGGACCTTTCGTACAACAAGCTCACCGGCTCGATCCCCGCGGCCATCGGCAAATTGACGTCCCTCCTCTGGCTGATGCTTGCGGAAAACAATCTCACCGGCGAGATCCCCCCGGAGATCGGCAATTGCAGCAGCTTGATGTGGCTGAACCTTCGCAACAATCAGCTCTCCGGCAGGATACCGCCGGAGATATCGGCGATGGGGAAGGACCCGTTCCCCACGTTCGAGGCCAACCGCCGCGAGATTATCGGCGTCGCCGCCGGCTCCGGCGAGTGCCTGGCCATGAAGCGGTGGATCCCCGCGAGCTACCCGCCCTTCAACTTCATCTACGCGCTAATGACGAGGAAGACCTGCCGGGACACTTGGGACCGCCTCCTGAAGGGTTACGGGATCTTCCAGTTCTGCGCTAACTCCACGTCCGGGCTCCGAACCCTAGCCATCTCCGGCTATCTCCAGCTCTCCCGCAACCGGCTCTCGGGCGAGATCCCGCCGGAGATCGGGAGGATGAGGAACTTCAGCATGATCCAGCTCTCCGCCAACCGGTTTTCCGGCCGTCTACCGACTGAAATTGGTAAGGTGCCGCTCGTCGTTCTCAACGTCTCCCACAACGGGCTGTCCGGCGGGATCCCGGAGGAGATCGGCTTCCTGCGGTGCCTCTCGAGTTTGGATCTCTCCCGGAACAACTTCTCCGGCGAGCTGCCGTCGAGCTTGAACGGCCTTTCCGAGCTGAACAAGTTCAATGTCTCCTACAATCCCCTGCTCTCCGGCGTGGTACCAATGAACGGCCAGATCGCCACCTTTGGAAATGACAGCTTCCTCGGTGACCCCCTCATCAGCTTCGCCTCCTCGTCCGCCCGCGACACGCCGCCGGTCACCCGAAACAACGGCCCCGCTGGAGAGGGCGGGCGTTGGCGGGTGGCGGCGTTCTGGGTGTTCTTCGCTCTCAGCTTGGCCTTCGTCTTGTGCGGCGCGCTCTCCTTGGCGGTCCTCTGCCTCGGCGGCGCCCGCGCGGCGGTGGACACGTACGCGGACCCGGAACCCGACCCGGAGGGGTTGCTTCTGGACGGCGCGAAGGGTCGGAGCGACGCTTGCAGGTCGTCGACGGTGACGTCAACGTCAACGTCCACGTCGTCGGCGGAGGGTGTGTCGGGCTGCTCGTCGAAGGGCAGCGCGGGGGTGAGGGTTTTCCGGCTGGACGGGGGGACAGAGGGGTTGGCATTTACATACGACGACATAGTGGCGGGGACGGGGAACTTCGACGAGAGGATGGTGGTGGGCCGGGGCGGGCACGGGGTGGTGTACCGGGGGGTGCTACCGGACGGGCGGCGGGTGGCCGTGAAGAAGCTGCAGCGGAGGGGGAACGGaaggggggagggggaggaggagggggaacgGGAGTTCCGGGCGGAGATGGAGGTGATGACTGGGCGTGGCCACCCCAACATGGTGGCGCTGCACGGGTGGTGCCTGGCGGGGGCGGCGCGGCtgctggtgtacgagtacatggagGGGGGCAGCCTGGAGGAGGTGATCGAGGAGTGGGGGCGGTTCGGGTGGGAGCGGCGGCTGGCGGCGGCGACGGAGGTGGCGCGGGCGCTGGCGTTCCTGCACCACGAGTGCACCCCCGCGGTGGTGCACCGGGACGTGAAGGCGAGCAACGTGATGCTGGACGCGCGGGGACGGGCGCGGGTGACGGACTTCGGGCTGGCCCGCGCCGTGGGGGCCGGAGAGAGCCACGTCAGCACGGTGGTGGCCGGGACGGTGGGGTACGTGGCGCCGGAGTACGGGAGAACGTGGAGGGCCACCACGCGGGgcgacgtgtacagcttcggcGTGCTGGCCATGGAGCTGGCGACGGGCCGCCGGGCGTTGGACGGTGGGGAGGAGTCCCTGGTGGAGAGGGTGAGACGGGCGGCGGCGCAGGAGGTGGGGTTGCGGCTGGTGGGGGCGGCGGTGGAGGAGCCGGGCGAGGGGGTGACGGCGATGCTGGGGCTACTGATGGTGGGGCTGCGCTGCACTGCAGAGTCCCCGCAGGCGAGGCCGGACATGAGGGAGGTGCTGGGGAAGCTGCTGAGGATATGCAACAGCAGTGGCATCGGCGTTAGCGAGGTGGGCAGCAGCGATACTTCTCCTCCCCCTCATTGGTCGCTGCAGAGCCACAACACATCATCTTCTTCCTCGGTGAAGAGCTACTGGGAAGGATGCTTCTGA
- the LOC103988004 gene encoding eukaryotic translation initiation factor 5A-like, producing the protein MSDEEHHFDSKADAGASKTYPQQAGTIRKNGYIVIKGRACKVVEVSTSKTGKHGHAKCHFVGIDIFNNKKLEDIVPSSHNCDVPHVTRTDYQLIDISEDGFLSLLTENGNTKDDLKLPTDETLLAQIKDGFAEGKDLVVTVMSAMGEEQICALKDIGPK; encoded by the exons ATGTCGGACGAGGAACATCATTTTGACTCGAAGGCCGACGCGGGGGCTTCCAAGACTTATCCGCAGCAGGCAGGAACTATTCGCAAGAACGGGTACATCGTCATCAAAGGGAGGGCGTGCAAG GTCGTAGAGGTTTCAACCTCCAAAACTGGAAAGCACGGTCATGCCAAATGTCACTTTGTCGGCATTGACATTTTCAACAACAAGAAGCTTGAAGATATTGTTCCATCTTCTCACAACTGTGAT GTTCCCCATGTCACTCGCACTGACTATCAGCTTATTGATATCTCTGAAGATGGTTTT CTTAGTCTGTTGACTGAAAATGGTAACACAAAGGATGATCTGAAACTTCCTACCGATGAAACCCTTCTTGCTCAA ATTAAAGATGGTTTTGCAGAGGGGAAGGATCTGGTGGTGACTGTCATGTCTGCCATGGGAGAGGAGCAGATTTGCGCACTGAAGGACATTGGTCCCAAATAA
- the LOC135614979 gene encoding probable LRR receptor-like serine/threonine-protein kinase At1g74360 isoform X2, with protein sequence MLAAGTCRRRRDWIGFASSAGEAVPGGGASDQEVLLRLKRHLQAKNPIYQGAYARWNEPDPSPCGWEGITCNEADRVVGVNLAGSNIAGEIFPGFSFLTELARLDLSSNTIGGQLPPDLNKCSGLRYLNVSHNLIGGELNLTGLVNLETLDLTLNRFNGSIRHSFPALCANLVSLNVSTNGFAGDITGCFDYCPKLKFLDLSSNQFTGRIWLGFPNLREFSVAENSLVGGFPSSTFGSTCDLEILDLSANNFSGAFPDSIANCSKLTSLNLWGNVFTGTIPCAIGLLSELSALNLGNNSFDPVIPQELVNCSKLVFLEFSNSGFNGDIQEIFGRFAAINYLILQGNQYTGGIASSGILKLSNLVRLDLSFNRLSGNIPVGITRMPTLKILILAHNEFSGGIPPDFGNMAGVQLLDLSYNKLTGSIPAAIGKLTSLLWLMLAENNLTGEIPPEIGNCSSLMWLNLRNNQLSGRIPPEISAMGKDPFPTFEANRREIIGVAAGSGECLAMKRWIPASYPPFNFIYALMTRKTCRDTWDRLLKGYGIFQFCANSTSGLRTLAISGYLQLSRNRLSGEIPPEIGRMRNFSMIQLSANRFSGRLPTEIGKVPLVVLNVSHNGLSGGIPEEIGFLRCLSSLDLSRNNFSGELPSSLNGLSELNKFNVSYNPLLSGVVPMNGQIATFGNDSFLGDPLISFASSSARDTPPVTRNNGPAGEGGRWRVAAFWVFFALSLAFVLCGALSLAVLCLGGARAAVDTYADPEPDPEGLLLDGAKGRSDACRSSTVTSTSTSTSSAEGVSGCSSKGSAGVRVFRLDGGTEGLAFTYDDIVAGTGNFDERMVVGRGGHGVVYRGVLPDGRRVAVKKLQRRGNGRGEGEEEGEREFRAEMEVMTGRGHPNMVALHGWCLAGAARLLVYEYMEGGSLEEVIEEWGRFGWERRLAAATEVARALAFLHHECTPAVVHRDVKASNVMLDARGRARVTDFGLARAVGAGESHVSTVVAGTVGYVAPEYGRTWRATTRGDVYSFGVLAMELATGRRALDGGEESLVERVRRAAAQEVGLRLVGAAVEEPGEGVTAMLGLLMVGLRCTAESPQARPDMREVLGKLLRICNSSGIGVSEVGSSDTSPPPHWSLQSHNTSSSSSVKSYWEGCF encoded by the exons ATGTTAGCAGCTGGGACATGTCGGCGGAGAAG GGATTGGATCGGCTTTGCATCTTCTGCAGGTGAGGCGGTCCCCGGCGGCGGCGCCTCCGACCAGGAGGTACTGCTCCGGCTCAAACGCCATCTCCAAGCCAAGAATCCGATCTACCAAGGAGCCTACGCTCGGTGGAACGAGCCGGACCCGTCCCCTTGCGGTTGGGAGGGCATCACCTGCAACGAAGCCGACCGTGTCGTCGGCGTCAACCTCGCGGGATCCAACATAGCCGGTGAAATCTTCCCCGGCTTCTCCTTCCTCACCGAACTCGCCCGCCTCGACCTCTCCTCCAACACCATCGGCGGCCAGCTCCCCCCCGACCTCAACAAATGCAGCGGCCTCCGGTACCTCAACGTCTCCCACAACCTCATCGGCGGCGAGCTGAACCTGACTGGGCTGGTCAACCTCGAGACGCTCGACCTCACCCTCAACCGATTCAACGGTAGCATCCGCCACAGCTTCCCTGCACTGTGTGCCAATCTGGTTAGCCTCAATGTTTCCACCAACGGCTTCGCCGGCGACATCACCGGGTGCTTCGACTACTGCCCCAAGCTCAAGTTCCTGGACCTGAGCTCCAACCAGTTCACCGGGCGGATATGGCTAGGCTTCCCTAACCTGCGGGAGTTCTCCGTCGCCGAGAACAGCCTCGTTGGGGGATTTCCGTCGAGCACCTTCGGGTCAACTTGCGACCTCGAGATTTTGGACCTCTCGGCGAACAACTTCTCTGGGGCGTTCCCGGACTCGATCGCCAATTGCTCGAAGCTGACGTCTTTGAACCTGTGGGGGAATGTATTCACCGGCACGATACCCTGCGCCATCGGCTTGCTCTCGGAGCTCAGCGCGCTCAACCTGGGGAATAACTCGTTCGACCCGGTAATCCCCCAGGAATTGGTGAACTGCTCCAAGCTAGTGTTTCTCGAGTTCAGCAACAGCGGCTTCAACGGCGACATCCAAGAAATCTTCGGCCGATTCGCGGCGATAAATTACCTCATCCTTCAAGGGAACCAGTACACGGGAGGCATCGCGTCGTCGGGGATTCTCAAGCTTTCCAACCTCGTGAGGTTAGACCTGAGCTTCAATCGTTTATCCGGGAACATCCCCGTGGGGATCACGAGAATGCCGACGCTCAAGATCTTGATCCTCGCCCATAATGAGTTCTCTGGCGGCATTCCGCCGGATTTCGGCAACATGGCCGGAGTTCAGTTACTGGACCTTTCGTACAACAAGCTCACCGGCTCGATCCCCGCGGCCATCGGCAAATTGACGTCCCTCCTCTGGCTGATGCTTGCGGAAAACAATCTCACCGGCGAGATCCCCCCGGAGATCGGCAATTGCAGCAGCTTGATGTGGCTGAACCTTCGCAACAATCAGCTCTCCGGCAGGATACCGCCGGAGATATCGGCGATGGGGAAGGACCCGTTCCCCACGTTCGAGGCCAACCGCCGCGAGATTATCGGCGTCGCCGCCGGCTCCGGCGAGTGCCTGGCCATGAAGCGGTGGATCCCCGCGAGCTACCCGCCCTTCAACTTCATCTACGCGCTAATGACGAGGAAGACCTGCCGGGACACTTGGGACCGCCTCCTGAAGGGTTACGGGATCTTCCAGTTCTGCGCTAACTCCACGTCCGGGCTCCGAACCCTAGCCATCTCCGGCTATCTCCAGCTCTCCCGCAACCGGCTCTCGGGCGAGATCCCGCCGGAGATCGGGAGGATGAGGAACTTCAGCATGATCCAGCTCTCCGCCAACCGGTTTTCCGGCCGTCTACCGACTGAAATTGGTAAGGTGCCGCTCGTCGTTCTCAACGTCTCCCACAACGGGCTGTCCGGCGGGATCCCGGAGGAGATCGGCTTCCTGCGGTGCCTCTCGAGTTTGGATCTCTCCCGGAACAACTTCTCCGGCGAGCTGCCGTCGAGCTTGAACGGCCTTTCCGAGCTGAACAAGTTCAATGTCTCCTACAATCCCCTGCTCTCCGGCGTGGTACCAATGAACGGCCAGATCGCCACCTTTGGAAATGACAGCTTCCTCGGTGACCCCCTCATCAGCTTCGCCTCCTCGTCCGCCCGCGACACGCCGCCGGTCACCCGAAACAACGGCCCCGCTGGAGAGGGCGGGCGTTGGCGGGTGGCGGCGTTCTGGGTGTTCTTCGCTCTCAGCTTGGCCTTCGTCTTGTGCGGCGCGCTCTCCTTGGCGGTCCTCTGCCTCGGCGGCGCCCGCGCGGCGGTGGACACGTACGCGGACCCGGAACCCGACCCGGAGGGGTTGCTTCTGGACGGCGCGAAGGGTCGGAGCGACGCTTGCAGGTCGTCGACGGTGACGTCAACGTCAACGTCCACGTCGTCGGCGGAGGGTGTGTCGGGCTGCTCGTCGAAGGGCAGCGCGGGGGTGAGGGTTTTCCGGCTGGACGGGGGGACAGAGGGGTTGGCATTTACATACGACGACATAGTGGCGGGGACGGGGAACTTCGACGAGAGGATGGTGGTGGGCCGGGGCGGGCACGGGGTGGTGTACCGGGGGGTGCTACCGGACGGGCGGCGGGTGGCCGTGAAGAAGCTGCAGCGGAGGGGGAACGGaaggggggagggggaggaggagggggaacgGGAGTTCCGGGCGGAGATGGAGGTGATGACTGGGCGTGGCCACCCCAACATGGTGGCGCTGCACGGGTGGTGCCTGGCGGGGGCGGCGCGGCtgctggtgtacgagtacatggagGGGGGCAGCCTGGAGGAGGTGATCGAGGAGTGGGGGCGGTTCGGGTGGGAGCGGCGGCTGGCGGCGGCGACGGAGGTGGCGCGGGCGCTGGCGTTCCTGCACCACGAGTGCACCCCCGCGGTGGTGCACCGGGACGTGAAGGCGAGCAACGTGATGCTGGACGCGCGGGGACGGGCGCGGGTGACGGACTTCGGGCTGGCCCGCGCCGTGGGGGCCGGAGAGAGCCACGTCAGCACGGTGGTGGCCGGGACGGTGGGGTACGTGGCGCCGGAGTACGGGAGAACGTGGAGGGCCACCACGCGGGgcgacgtgtacagcttcggcGTGCTGGCCATGGAGCTGGCGACGGGCCGCCGGGCGTTGGACGGTGGGGAGGAGTCCCTGGTGGAGAGGGTGAGACGGGCGGCGGCGCAGGAGGTGGGGTTGCGGCTGGTGGGGGCGGCGGTGGAGGAGCCGGGCGAGGGGGTGACGGCGATGCTGGGGCTACTGATGGTGGGGCTGCGCTGCACTGCAGAGTCCCCGCAGGCGAGGCCGGACATGAGGGAGGTGCTGGGGAAGCTGCTGAGGATATGCAACAGCAGTGGCATCGGCGTTAGCGAGGTGGGCAGCAGCGATACTTCTCCTCCCCCTCATTGGTCGCTGCAGAGCCACAACACATCATCTTCTTCCTCGGTGAAGAGCTACTGGGAAGGATGCTTCTGA